The Amycolatopsis coloradensis sequence GGAGATGTCCTGGCTGACCGGGTCCGCCCAGACCATCACCTCGACACCGTCGTAACCGAGGTCGGCGGCCAGCTCGAACGCCGCGCCCGCCCGCAACGGCCAGACGGACGCCGTCGAGAGGCCTACCGGAATCTGCTGAACCATTCCGGCATCCTTCCCGAGGCCGCTAACGCGCCACCAGCAGGAGTGCGGCCGGTGAGACCGTCACCACCAGTCCGACCAGTACCGCGAGCACCAGGGTCTGGAGATCCTCCGCCTTGCGGATCTTCCGGACGATCCACACCAGCGCGACGATCACCAGCAGCGCGGCGACCAGCGCGGCGGCGGGGATGTTCACCCACAGCCAGTTGAAGCCCAGCCAGACACCGGCGCCGCCGACGACGCCGAGGGCGAGCTGGCCGGCCAGCGCCAGCCACTGCTTCCCCGGCGAGACCTTCTCGGCGGGCGCCGCGGGCTCGTCGTCCTCGACGACGTCGTCGACGCTGTCGTCGTAGTCGTCCTCGTAGTCGTCGGCGCGGTAGCTGTAGTCGTCGCGGCCGAAGTCCGGGCCACCGTCCGGGTACGCCGGGTCGGCGAACTCGCGCTCGTACTCGTCGAGGTTGTCCTGCCGGTCGCGGTCGTCGAGCGAATGCGGCGGCACGAAGGGCATCGGCGCCGGATGCCCCATGGTGGGCGGACCGGCGTCGAACGGGTCCGGCTCGGGGTCGGCGTCCGCTTCGACGGGCGCGACCGGGGGCGGCACCGGCGGGATCCCGCCGATTTCGGTGTCCTCGGACTGCACCTTCTGCCTGCGCTTGCGCCATCCGGCGAGGCCGGCGGGCGGCGCCGGAGGCTCGACGGACGCGGGGGCCTCGGGTTCGGCCGCTGCTTCGTCACCGACCGCGGCGAACTGTTCGGTGCTCGGCTCGGCCTTCGGCTGGGGCGGGCGCGCCGCGGGACGGCGGCGCCGCGCCGGCTGGGCGGGCGGCGTCGCGAACGCGCCGCTCGCCATCGGGCCCGGCTGGTCCTGCACGTCTTCGGCCGGGGCGTCGAGGCCGCCGTCGAGCCTCGCCGACAGCCCCGAAGACGGGGGTCCGGCGGGCGGCTCCGGGCGACGGCGGACCGGCGGCATCGCGCCGCGGGTCTCCTCCGGACGCGGGCGGCCACGCGGGGGCAGGCCCTCTGAGTCCGGCGGGCGCTGCTGGTAACCGGACTGCTCCTGCGGCGGAGCCGGCCGGACGAACTGACCGGACTGCTGCGGGGGACGCTGCTGATAACCGCTCTGCTCCTGCGGCGGAGCCGGCCGCGGGAATTGACCCGACTGCTGCGGCGGACGCTGCTGATAACCGCTCTGCTCCTGCGGCGGGCGCACCGGCGGCGTCTGCCGGGTCGGGGTGGACGCGACGTCCGGCGGCACCGGCAGCGGCGCGGAATCCTGCTGCGGCTGCGGAAGCGGACGCGCGCCGGAATCTTGCGGGCGCGAGCGGCGTGGCGGACGGTTGGCAGGCGGCGGGGTGTCGCCGGACACCCTGTCGATGATCGCCTGCGGCGCCGTATCGCTCGGGGACGGCGCCCGCCGCCCGCGAGTGGGCTCGGGAGCCTCGTCGTCGTCGGCCGCGCGGCGTCGCCTGCGGCGCCCGCCCTCGGGCTGGGCTCCGTGCTGCGCGAGCAGCTCCGCCACGGTCTTCTGTGGCTGGCCGCTCTCTGTCTCGTCCGTCATACCGTGCAGTCCAATGCGCGCTCAAGCCGTTGCGAACCGGCACGCGACGGGGCATCGGCGGCGTCGCGCGCGCTGTCCACCGTCATCCGCATTTCCGTCACCTCTTCACCGTGCCCGTTCTCCGTCGACTAAGTCCAGTCGGGCGCTGCCGCCCACAGTCTCGTCCGCACCGTTCGAATGGTCCAGCCGTCGAAGGATGACACCTTCTCGCAGCGCCCACGGACAGATCTCCAGTTCTTCCAGGGAAAGCGCCCGCATGGTGGCTTGTGCGACGAGCGCGCCCGCCACCAGCTGATGCGACCTGCTCGCGCTGACCCCCTCGAGTTGTGCCAGGTCAGGGGCGGTCATCCGGGAGATGAACGCGATGAGCTGGCGCAACGCGGTGTCGGTCAGGGTACGGCGCACATGCGGCCCGCCGGCCGACGGCGCCGCTCCGGTCAGCCGGGCTAGCGACCGGAACGTCTTCGACGTCGCCACGACCCGATCGGGTTCACCCAATTTGGCGACCTTCTTCGCGAGCGGGGCGAGTTGTTCTTCCAGCCACGCCGAAGTCGCGATGAGCTCCGACCGGGTGGGCGGGTCGTGCTGGAACCGCGTCCGGGTGGTCCGGCCCGCGCCCAACGGCAGCGATTCGGCCAGATCCGGCTCCTCGTCGCGGCCCATCGCGACCTCCAGGGAGCCGCCGCCGATGTCGAGCACCAGCAGCTTTCCCGCCGACCAGCCGAACCAGCGGCGGACGGCGAGGAAGGTGAGCCGGGATTCGTCGATCCCGGAAAGCACCTGTAGTTCGACGCCGGTCTGCTCCTGGACCTTCGCCAGCACCTTCGGGGCGTTCTTGGCTTCGCGGACCGCGGAGGTGGCGAACGCCATGACCTCTTCGCAGCCGAGCCGAGCCGCGGCCGCTTTCGCCGATTCGACCGCACGCACGAGGCTGTCCGCGCCCGCGCGGCTCAGGTCGCCGTTGCGGGTGATCTGCTCGGCGAGCCGGAGGACGGCCTTTTCGGAATGCATCGGGGTCGGGTGGGCGCCACGGTGGGCGTCGACCACGAGCAGGTGGACGGTGTTGGAACCGACGTCGAGTACCCCTAGGCGCACGAGCGTCTACGGTACCCGCCCCCACATCAGGTCACGAAACCGTAACCGTGATCTGTATCGCAGGGGCCGGGGCTGAAGGGGACTTTCCCCGCATGCGATGAGAGGAAAGCGTCCTTCACCGCGTCTTATGCGGGGAAAGTCCCCTTCGGCTCACGTCTCGAACTTGTAGCCCAGGCCACGCACCGTGACCAGGTGCCGGGGCGAGCCCGGGTCCGGCTCGATCTTCGAGCGCAGGCGCTTCACGTGGACGTCGAGCGTCTTGGTGTCGCCGACGTAGTCCGCACCCCACACCCGGTCGATCAGCTGCCCGCGGGTGAGCACGCGGCCCACGTTGCGCAGCAGGTACTCGAGCAGGTCGAACTCCTTCAGCGGCAAGGAGACCTCCTGGCCGTCGACGGTCACCACGTGCCGCTCGACGTCCATCCGCACCGGCCCGGCCGCCAGCACCAGAGGCGCCAGATCGCCTTCGGAGCCCGGCTCGCCACCGCGGCGCAGCACCGCTCGCACCCGCGCGATGAGCTCACGGGCCGAGTACGGCTTGGTGACGTAGTCGTCGGCGCCGAGTTCCAGGCCGACGACCTTGTCGATCTCGCTGTCGCGCGCGGTCACCATGATCACCGGTACGGCGGAACGCTGCCTGAGCTGCTTGCAGACGTCGGTGCCGCTCATCCCGGGGAGCATGAGATCGAGCAGGACGATGTCGGCGCCGTTGCGGTCGAACTCCTCGAGTGCCTGCTGCCCCGTCACGGCGACGGCGGCGGTGAAGCCCTCTTTGCGGAGCAAGAACGCGAGCGGGTCGGCGAACGACTCTTCGTCCTCGACGATGAGAACCCTCGTCACAGGTTTCCTCCATGGTCGGGGCTTTCTTGCCCTGTTGCCACGAGACGGGGTGTCCGCTCGGGGGTCTTCTCCGGCCGGGACACCGGCGGAGCCTGTTTCGCGGGCGCGGCCGGTTCGGCGGGGATGTGCGCGGGGATCCGCAGCGTGAAGGTCGACCCGGTGCCGGGACGGCTCCACAGGCCGACCGAACCGCCGTGGTTGGCGGCCACGTGCTTGACGATCGCCAGCCCCAGCCCGGTGCCGCCGGTCGCCCGCGACCGTGCCTTGTCCGCGCGGTAGAACCGCTCGAAGACGCGCTGCTGCTCGTCCTCCGCGATACCGATGCCGCGGTCGGTCACCGCGATCTCGACCTTCCCGTCGACCAGCCGCCTGCTGATCGACACCGGGCTGCCCGGCTGTGAGTACGCGACGGCGTTCTCCAGCAGGTTCGACAGCGCGGTGACCATCAGCGTCCGGTCGCCCTCGATGAGGAGCCCGCTGGCCGCGTCGGTGGTGATGGTGATCTCGGCGGATTCCGCCGAAAGCGTCGTCCTGCCGAGCGCCTCGCGGACGACGGCGTCGACCTCGACGACGTTCAGGTCGGGCAGCCGCTCGGCGCCTTGGAGCCGCGAGAGCGCGATCAGTTCGGTGACGAGCTGGCCGAGCCGCGTCGATTCGCGGAGGATCTTGCCGCCGAAGCGGCGGACCTCCTCGGTGTCTTCCGCGGCGTCGAGGACGGCCTCGGTGAGCAGCGCGATCGCGCCGACCGGCGTCTTCAGCTCGTGGCTGACGTTCGCGACGAAGTCCCGCCGGACGGCTTCCAGGCGGATCGCCTCGGAGTGGTCGACGGCCTCGACCACGGTGAACCCGTCGCCGAGCGGGCGGACCTCGCCGAGGACGGCCTCGGGCTGACGCCCCCTCGCCTCCAGCGGGGAGAGGTCGATCTCCATCGGTTCGTCGGTCTCGACCACCTGCTCGGCGGCCTTGCGGGCCCGCGGATCGGCCTGGTTGACCTTCACCAGCCCGAGCTCGTAGGCACGCGGGTTGTGCAGGACCATGTCGCCGAACTTGTTGAGCACGACGACGCCGTTGTTGCTGGACCGCACGAGGCGTTCGAGCAGTTCGGCCACGGTGGGGCCGGTCGGTCGCCGCTCCTCGCGGCGGGTGCGGCCCCTCGCGATCAGGAAGCCGAAAACCACACCGACGATCAGTCCGCCGACGGCCATGGCGAGTGCAACAGGCGTGGTCACAGTGGAATCGTAAGCGCGTGGGTAGTCTTTTGGCCTAGTCCCCGCCGCGTACTCGTGATGCCTATGACACCTGGGGACACCCTGTTCGCCTGCAGGTCAGACCTCGTTCACGTGGCCGAGACCTCCCGGGTGAGACGGGTCACCCGAAGCGGGGACATCGGCGACGGCTCGTGCCCGGATTCCGACTTTCGTCGTGACCATCCGAACCGTGTTCCGCCCACTCACCGGCGAATAGCGACGTTCCCGTCACGGCTGCCGGGGAATGTTGGAAGACTGTCGCCGTGGAACTCGTCAGTGACATCTCCCTGATTCGCGGAGAAGAAGAGTTGTTCGACCGGACGGCTCATCTGTTCGTCGCGGCGAACGACATCGCGTGCGCGGCCGACGACCTCTACACCTGGGCGCTTTCCCGGCCGTCGCTCACGCGGCAGGGTGAGCGGCTGGTGCGCGACAAGCGGATCCGCAAGCTGTACCGCCCCGGTGTCCTGCTGAACGAGCAGACCGCGCGGCACCTGCACCACCTGTCCGAACTCGGCGCGCAGATCCGGATCGGCACCGAGGAGATCAACGAGACGATCCTGCTCGACGAGCGGGTCGCGATCATGGCCGGAGACGAGGGCAAGGCGGTGCGCTCGTACAGCGTCATCTCGCGCCCCGAGCTGGTGCAGGGCATCCTGTCGCTGTTCGAAACCGCTTGGCTGGCGTCCACCACCCTGGAGACGTTCGACGCGCGGTTCGCCGACATCCGGATGGAGGCACCGCAGATTCTCGAGTTCCTGACCACCGGCTGCAAGGACGACAAGGCCGCGAAGAGCCTCGGCATGGGCGTGCGCACCTATCAGCGCCGCGTCTCGGAACTGCTGGTCGCGCTCGGTGTGACGTCGCGGCTCCAGGTCGACGCGCGGGCGCGGGAACTCGGCCTCCTGTGAAGCGATGGGCGGGACTCGCGGTACTGCTCGCGCTCGCGGGCTGCACCACCGCGGTCTCCGGTACCGCCCGGCCCGAGCCGGAAACCCCGCCCTCGAACCTCGCGCTGGTCGACCCGGCGCGGACGGCCGCGGTGCTCACGGCGGTGAAGACGGCCACCGAAGCGGTGTTCTCCTACGACAGCGCGGCCGTGCCCGCCTACGAGAAGGCGATCGCCGGCAACCTGACGCCGGGCGCGCGCGACGAGCTGGCGAAGCTGTTCGCCGAGGTCCGGAAATCGGCGGAACCGATCAAACTCGTGACGAGGGTGATCGTCTCGGCCGCGGTCGAGGAGACGCCGGACAAGGCGCGGGTGCTGACGGTGCTCGACCAGAGCAGCACCAGGGCGGGCGCCACCAGCAAGGGCATCGCGTCGGTGCTGCTCACGACCGTGCGCGAAGGCGACCGCTGGCGGATCGGGAAGGTCGAGGTGAACCCGTCCGCGCCCTCGCCCGCGGCGGAGAAACCGGGCGCCGGCGACCGGGTGTTCGCGAGGGTGCGGGATTCCGCCCGCGACGGCGCCCTCCGCGCCGCGGAAGCCCTGCTGAACGTGGACCCGGCCGACCCCGAAGGCACGTACGCCCGCTACGAGTCGGTGTCCACCGGACCGTTGCTGACCCAGTTCCGGCAGGACAAGGCGGCGCGGCTGAACCAGATCCGGTCCGGGGGCACGAAGGCGTCGCCGGCGCCGAACCCGGCCGCCGCGGTCATGGAGATCGTGGACGACAAGGCGAGCGTGCTGCTCTTCGCGACGACGGACGTCACGGACGCGGCCGGGCAGGTGACGAAGCGGTACCTGCCGATCGTCCTGCGCCTCCAGCGGCTGCCCGAGGGATGGAAGGCCGCGGGAGTCGAATCGGTCCAGCCCCTGCCCTGACGCAATTCGTCCTCTGAATGCGGTGGTTCGAGAGCGAACTACCGCATTCAGAGGACGAAATGCGTGGGTCTAGCGGCCCTGGTTCGCC is a genomic window containing:
- a CDS encoding Ppx/GppA phosphatase family protein; translation: MRLGVLDVGSNTVHLLVVDAHRGAHPTPMHSEKAVLRLAEQITRNGDLSRAGADSLVRAVESAKAAAARLGCEEVMAFATSAVREAKNAPKVLAKVQEQTGVELQVLSGIDESRLTFLAVRRWFGWSAGKLLVLDIGGGSLEVAMGRDEEPDLAESLPLGAGRTTRTRFQHDPPTRSELIATSAWLEEQLAPLAKKVAKLGEPDRVVATSKTFRSLARLTGAAPSAGGPHVRRTLTDTALRQLIAFISRMTAPDLAQLEGVSASRSHQLVAGALVAQATMRALSLEELEICPWALREGVILRRLDHSNGADETVGGSARLDLVDGERAR
- a CDS encoding DNA-binding response regulator → MELVSDISLIRGEEELFDRTAHLFVAANDIACAADDLYTWALSRPSLTRQGERLVRDKRIRKLYRPGVLLNEQTARHLHHLSELGAQIRIGTEEINETILLDERVAIMAGDEGKAVRSYSVISRPELVQGILSLFETAWLASTTLETFDARFADIRMEAPQILEFLTTGCKDDKAAKSLGMGVRTYQRRVSELLVALGVTSRLQVDARARELGLL
- a CDS encoding response regulator transcription factor, with the translated sequence MTRVLIVEDEESFADPLAFLLRKEGFTAAVAVTGQQALEEFDRNGADIVLLDLMLPGMSGTDVCKQLRQRSAVPVIMVTARDSEIDKVVGLELGADDYVTKPYSARELIARVRAVLRRGGEPGSEGDLAPLVLAAGPVRMDVERHVVTVDGQEVSLPLKEFDLLEYLLRNVGRVLTRGQLIDRVWGADYVGDTKTLDVHVKRLRSKIEPDPGSPRHLVTVRGLGYKFET
- a CDS encoding sensor histidine kinase — encoded protein: MTTPVALAMAVGGLIVGVVFGFLIARGRTRREERRPTGPTVAELLERLVRSSNNGVVVLNKFGDMVLHNPRAYELGLVKVNQADPRARKAAEQVVETDEPMEIDLSPLEARGRQPEAVLGEVRPLGDGFTVVEAVDHSEAIRLEAVRRDFVANVSHELKTPVGAIALLTEAVLDAAEDTEEVRRFGGKILRESTRLGQLVTELIALSRLQGAERLPDLNVVEVDAVVREALGRTTLSAESAEITITTDAASGLLIEGDRTLMVTALSNLLENAVAYSQPGSPVSISRRLVDGKVEIAVTDRGIGIAEDEQQRVFERFYRADKARSRATGGTGLGLAIVKHVAANHGGSVGLWSRPGTGSTFTLRIPAHIPAEPAAPAKQAPPVSRPEKTPERTPRLVATGQESPDHGGNL